From a single Candidatus Omnitrophota bacterium genomic region:
- a CDS encoding prepilin-type N-terminal cleavage/methylation domain-containing protein, translating to MKKGFTLIELLIVVAIIGILAAIAVPNFLNAQVRAKIANAQAGLKAYMSAIAVYRIDWPGLPNHLNGHFPWQNRYLTTPIAYMSVSPKDPFQTYKGTDRISGPVKLYTFGEYHADAVFGDKNQGSLYGRLFNNPPLRSKADSLGQKDAQLAWSYGPDMFHPAVTPGSVDQARLQYPHYEPSNGVVSDGDILAVGP from the coding sequence ATGAAAAAAGGTTTTACATTGATCGAGTTATTGATCGTTGTGGCCATTATCGGGATATTAGCGGCTATCGCCGTTCCCAATTTTCTCAACGCGCAGGTAAGAGCCAAGATCGCCAACGCCCAGGCGGGATTGAAAGCCTATATGTCGGCCATCGCCGTCTATCGCATCGACTGGCCGGGGCTGCCCAATCATCTCAACGGCCATTTTCCCTGGCAGAACCGCTATTTGACGACGCCCATCGCGTATATGAGCGTTTCGCCCAAGGACCCTTTTCAGACATACAAAGGGACGGATCGGATTTCTGGACCGGTTAAACTATATACCTTCGGCGAATATCACGCAGACGCCGTTTTCGGCGACAAAAACCAAGGTTCGCTGTATGGGAGGTTGTTCAACAATCCTCCTTTGCGGAGCAAGGCGGACAGCCTTGGCCAAAAAGACGCCCAATTGGCCTGGAGTTACGGGCCGGATATGTTCCACCCAGCCGTTACGCCGGGAAGCGTAGACCAAGCCCGGCTGCAATATCCCCATTACGAACCTTCGAACGGCGTCGTCAGCGATGGGGATATACTCGCCGTCGGACCTTGA